The Sporosarcina ureae genomic sequence AGTTCCACTTGCCGAACAGTTTCATTAAGCTTGGCACGAGCAATAGTCTAATAATCGTCGCATCGATCGCCACTGCGACTGCGATACCTACGCCGATTTGCTTCACTGGCATGACGTCTGTAAACGCGAAAGCGCCTGTCAGAACGATCATGATGAGCGCGGCGGACGTAATGACTTTACTTGTCGTGGCCAATCCCTCAACCGTCGACTTATCATTATCGAACGACTGCGCGAACTCTTCTTGCATCCGCGAAATGAGGAATACTTCGTAGTCCATACTTAAGCCGAATACTAGACTGAAGACGATGACTGGGATGATGAGCGCTACGGTACCTGGATTTAATCCGAAGTGGCCGTACTGGAATATATAGACGAGAATGCCGAATGTAGCCGACAATCCGAGAATATTCATCAGAATCGCTTTCACCGGAATAATCAATGAACGGAACGCGAACATCAAGATGAAGAAAGTAGAGACGATAATAATCAGCAACACGTATATGATTTGATCCGCTATTTCATCGAAAATTTCCTGGTTGAACCGCGGTTCACCACCAAGCAAAATATTAAAGCCTGTATCTTTCTCTGACCAGTCACGAACCCAGTCTTGTGCTTCGTTCGAACTGCCGGCAGCGTTTAATGTCACTGGAATGAATAAACGGTTACCACTATCGGTGAAATTCTTCAGCACGGGATTGAGTTGGTCGTACATTTGTGGAATACGCAGAGTTTGCTCCCATTCAGAGACGTTATCGATTCCACTGATCGTAAAGACAGTCGAAATATCTTTGACTAATGGGTCATTCGTTAACTGGTCCTGTAATGCGATCATATCGCCGAGACCTTCTGTCGTCTTCCAGCTGCCGTCACGCTCTGCGATCAGGAACACGGTACTCTCGTCGCCTAAACCAAATTCATCTTCAAGTTGTTCAAAGGCTACACGTGTATCAAATGATTCCGGCAATGAATCAATCTGTGGAATCGTCAATTCCATATTTTTCACTGGAATTACAGCGATGGCGAGTAACACAAACGCAACGATTGCAATCGTCACGGGACGCTTGATCACATAATGCGCAAACTTTCTCCAACCGTTCGCCTCTTCGCTACGCTCTTTCAGCAGACGTCCTTTATGGATGCGTTCGCCAAGCATCAGCAGAACGGAAGGCAACAGAGTAAGTGAAGAAACGACTGCCATACCTACGACAATCATTCCCCCAAGTGCGATATTCATGAAAATATCCACTTTGATAAGAAGCATCGCACCGAGTCCGATGAACACACAAATAGCTGAGAATATTATCGAACGGCCTGCAGTGCGAATCGTCATAATGATAGAATCTGACACGCTGCGTTTAGTAAGTTCTTCCCGATAACGACTAATGAATAATAACGCAAAGTCGATAGAGAGGGCGAGACCGAGCATCGGTACGATATTCAGTACGAAGATGGATAGGTCCACCGTATTGCCGAGCAGTGCTAAAATGCCGAGAGTAGAAACGACTGTGCCGATTCCGACGATCAATGGAACGAATGAAGCAACGATCGTACCAAACGCAAACAGTAGCACGATGATCGCAATCGGCAAACCGATCGCTTCAGCTGTCATCAAGTCACGTTGGCTAGCTTGGTTGACGTCGTGTTCAAATGCTCCTCCGCCTGTGAGTGTTACGCCTTTTTGACCATCCATCTCGTCGCGGATATCTTCCACGACACGCGGCATATCATCAGGCGCTTTATCGAATTGGAGCAGGGCATAGGATAAGTCTTTTGAATACTGTTCTTTTTCAGTAAGAGGGGATACGGTATCCGACACGACCCCGAGTTTTTCCAGCTGATCAAGTGACGCATCGATTTCTGCATCGGATTTTCCGTCAAATACTAAAAATAAAGACTCAGCAGGTAAACCGAAGTCTTCCGAAACGATCTTCATCACGTGTTCATGCTCACCGTCTACGCGGAAGCCATCTCCTGCAAGCAAGCCGGGTAACTGAATAGCGAAATACGCCATCACACCAAATAGCAAAAGCCAAAATGTGAAAATCCATTTATATGATTGAGTTACAAACTTCCCAAAACGTTGCAATGTCATTCCTCCTCACTCTGTGAATCAAGTCCATTATTCACTTGTCTATGCTTATCATAACAATGAAATATAGAGAAGTGTTATGAAAATATGGAAAAAGTGCACAAAAAAACCACTTCCTAAAAGGAAGTGGTTTGTATAGGTAAATTAGTTTTTAGTAACGTTAGTTGCTTGAAGTCCGCGTTGTCCTTGTTCGATCTCGAAAGACACGTCTTGACCTTCTTCTAGAGTTTTGAAGCCATCACCTTGGATAGCTGAGAAGTGTACGAATACATCGTCGCCATCTTCACGTTCGATGAAGCCATAACCTTTTTCTGCGTTAAACCATTTTACTTTACCTTGTTCCATGTTTGTTTCCTCCTCGTGCACACTCGTGTACACATTGTATTACTATCCTTGCTCAATTTCTAAAAAACGGTCGAGATAAATCGTAGACCAACGTCGAACAAAAATAATTCTTCTTTATCATAACAAGAAAAGTCAGAAATAGCAAGTGGAAAGATTAGTACAAAGGAAGGACTGTTTGGATTTTCATGTCATTATAGGAAAAGTGTGAATATTTTATAGACGACTGCAGCCATTAATGCAGAGATTGGCATCGTGATAATCCACGTCAAAACAATCTTCTGTGCGACTCCCCATTTCACGCCTTTTAAGCGTTGCGCTGAACCGACTCCCATAATAGAAGAAGAGATTACGTGCGTCGTGCTGACAGGTAAATGAAGAAGTGTGGCACCGAAAATAATGACTGCGGAGTTCAAGTCTGACGCAATCCCGTGAATCGGCCGGATTTTCATAATCTTGCCGCCAACGGTCTTGATAATCTTATAACCACCGATTGACGTACCGATACCCATCGCAGTAGCCGCCGCAATTCGTACCCATAGCTGGATATCATCGGTTGTCTGTAATTCTGCCGCTATCAAAGCCATCGTAATAATACCCATCGCTTTTTGCGCGTCATTCGTACCATGCGTGAACGATTGAATCGCAGCCGTACCGATTTGCATGTAACGGATACGGCGGTTCGCTTTGAATAAATTACGGTTCTTTAATACCATCCGTAATAGGGTCATGACAAGAAATCCACCAACTAGTGCAATGATAGGAGATAGCAACAGTGCTTGGATGATTTTGATGAAGCCACTGTAATTCAGAATGCCAAAACCCGCTGCCGCAATCGCCGAGCCGGCAATGGAGCCGATCAGTGCATGCGAAGAGCTGGAAGGGATTCCGAAATACCACGTGACCAAGTTCCAGATGATCGCGGAAACGAGTGCTGCCAAAATGACGAGCGATCCGTTTTCCAATACGAACGGATCGACGATATCTTTCGTAATGGTTTTCGCTACGCCTGTGAATGTCAGCGCTCCGATGAAGTTCATCGAGGCGGCCAGCATGATCGCAGTCCGAGGTTTCAATGCCCGTGTCGATACAGATGTAGCGATCGCGTTAGCTGTATCGTGGAAACCATTGATGAAGTCGAACGCCAAGGCAAATATCACGACGAGAATGGTTAGTATGAGAATCGTATCCATCGGTCAGGACTCCTTATGCGTTGCGCATGATGATTGTTTCAATATTATTTGCCACGTCTTGACAAAAGTCTGCGGTATCTTCAAGTAGTTCATACAAATCTTTCAGTTGAATGATGCGGATCGGATCTTTTTCGCGAAGGAACATTTGCTTGATGGAAGTTCGCAAAACTTCATCGCAAATACGTTCGTACTCTTTGATTTGCACAGCATGCGAGCGCATCTCAACCAACTTTTTCTTCGTCAGCAATTCCATCGCAAGAACGATTTCATCGGTACTTTTCATGATGTTATTGATGAATTTCTGCATGTATTCATCAATTTCGATGAGAGAGAACATCTCAAGGTTCGCAAGGAAATGCTCCATGCCATCCAAAATATCATCCATGGCAATCGCAATATTCAAAATATCTTCCCGTTCAATAGGTGTCATGAACGACGTATTTAGTTTGGTTATCAATTCATGAATCAGCGTGTCGCCTGCCGTTTCATACTCTTTCATTCGAATACTAATTTCTTTCAGGTCTGACACAGAATGGACTTTAGAATCGTTCGCATAGTGCATAGATGCCTGCACATGTTTCGCGATGTCTAATAATGCTGTAAAAAATGGATCGGGTTTACGTGGACCTAGCATTTGAATTCCTCCATTTATTGTTGACATCGATAGTTATTACATCATACAAAAAACGTGTGTAAAAAGATAGCGAATAGTGTAGAAATTGTGCGAAAGTTAGGTGGGGTCCCTTAAGAAAACTTAGTAAATCTAATCAGGGCTTTATTTGGTGGAATATTGTTAAGTTATTGTAAAGATGTATAAGAATTGTTGAAAAAAAATGTGGACATGAGATGATCGCAGTAAAGGATTATATAAATGGAAAGGAGATAGAAACGTTGAATCATATGGCTTCTTCTGTAAAAAGATTAGTAGAACTATTTGTCGTATCTCTTAAACTGGGGCTGACTTCCTTTGGTGGTCCTACCGCGCATTTAGGTTATTTCCATGAAGAGTACGTACGAAAACGTAAATGGATGGATGAAAAAGGCTATGCAGATTTAGTCGCGTTGGCACAATTTCTACCGGGCCCAGCAAGTAGTCAGGTAGGGATTGGTATCGGCGTGGCACGGGCAGGAGTGCTAGGCGGACTGATTTCCTTTCTAGGTTTCACGATGCCATCCGTTGTAGCGTTGATCTTGTTTGCTACGCTTCTGGCAGGCTCGGATATTAGTGGGGCTGGTTGGTTGCATGGTTTGAAGATCGTGGCTGTGGCGATAGTTGCGCATGCGGTACTAGGAATGGCGAAGAATTTAACACCGGACGTCAAGCGAAAGGCCATTGCGTTATTTGCGCTCGTCGTCACACTTTTATGGCAAGCGGCCTTTACGCAAGTCGGCGTGATTATTCTAGCGGGATTAGTGGGGTTATGGCTGTTCAAAGCCCATGATGTGTCAGATTCTGTTTCAACCAAATTCCTCGTATCAAAGAAAATGGGAATCATTTGTCTTACACTGTTTTTCACTTTACTCGGTATTTTGCCATTGCTTCGGGAACTAACAGGGTCATACTGGGTAGCATTATTCGATAGCTTTTATCGAGCTGGTGCGCTCGTATTCGGAGGCGGTCACGTCGTCTT encodes the following:
- a CDS encoding MMPL family transporter — translated: MTLQRFGKFVTQSYKWIFTFWLLLFGVMAYFAIQLPGLLAGDGFRVDGEHEHVMKIVSEDFGLPAESLFLVFDGKSDAEIDASLDQLEKLGVVSDTVSPLTEKEQYSKDLSYALLQFDKAPDDMPRVVEDIRDEMDGQKGVTLTGGGAFEHDVNQASQRDLMTAEAIGLPIAIIVLLFAFGTIVASFVPLIVGIGTVVSTLGILALLGNTVDLSIFVLNIVPMLGLALSIDFALLFISRYREELTKRSVSDSIIMTIRTAGRSIIFSAICVFIGLGAMLLIKVDIFMNIALGGMIVVGMAVVSSLTLLPSVLLMLGERIHKGRLLKERSEEANGWRKFAHYVIKRPVTIAIVAFVLLAIAVIPVKNMELTIPQIDSLPESFDTRVAFEQLEDEFGLGDESTVFLIAERDGSWKTTEGLGDMIALQDQLTNDPLVKDISTVFTISGIDNVSEWEQTLRIPQMYDQLNPVLKNFTDSGNRLFIPVTLNAAGSSNEAQDWVRDWSEKDTGFNILLGGEPRFNQEIFDEIADQIIYVLLIIIVSTFFILMFAFRSLIIPVKAILMNILGLSATFGILVYIFQYGHFGLNPGTVALIIPVIVFSLVFGLSMDYEVFLISRMQEEFAQSFDNDKSTVEGLATTSKVITSAALIMIVLTGAFAFTDVMPVKQIGVGIAVAVAIDATIIRLLLVPSLMKLFGKWNWWLPFGKGLYRSTSQQNSIKK
- a CDS encoding cold-shock protein; this translates as MEQGKVKWFNAEKGYGFIEREDGDDVFVHFSAIQGDGFKTLEEGQDVSFEIEQGQRGLQATNVTKN
- a CDS encoding inorganic phosphate transporter; its protein translation is MDTILILTILVVIFALAFDFINGFHDTANAIATSVSTRALKPRTAIMLAASMNFIGALTFTGVAKTITKDIVDPFVLENGSLVILAALVSAIIWNLVTWYFGIPSSSSHALIGSIAGSAIAAAGFGILNYSGFIKIIQALLLSPIIALVGGFLVMTLLRMVLKNRNLFKANRRIRYMQIGTAAIQSFTHGTNDAQKAMGIITMALIAAELQTTDDIQLWVRIAAATAMGIGTSIGGYKIIKTVGGKIMKIRPIHGIASDLNSAVIIFGATLLHLPVSTTHVISSSIMGVGSAQRLKGVKWGVAQKIVLTWIITMPISALMAAVVYKIFTLFL
- a CDS encoding DUF47 domain-containing protein yields the protein MLGPRKPDPFFTALLDIAKHVQASMHYANDSKVHSVSDLKEISIRMKEYETAGDTLIHELITKLNTSFMTPIEREDILNIAIAMDDILDGMEHFLANLEMFSLIEIDEYMQKFINNIMKSTDEIVLAMELLTKKKLVEMRSHAVQIKEYERICDEVLRTSIKQMFLREKDPIRIIQLKDLYELLEDTADFCQDVANNIETIIMRNA
- the chrA gene encoding chromate efflux transporter, whose amino-acid sequence is MASSVKRLVELFVVSLKLGLTSFGGPTAHLGYFHEEYVRKRKWMDEKGYADLVALAQFLPGPASSQVGIGIGVARAGVLGGLISFLGFTMPSVVALILFATLLAGSDISGAGWLHGLKIVAVAIVAHAVLGMAKNLTPDVKRKAIALFALVVTLLWQAAFTQVGVIILAGLVGLWLFKAHDVSDSVSTKFLVSKKMGIICLTLFFTLLGILPLLRELTGSYWVALFDSFYRAGALVFGGGHVVLPLLEQELVPMGWIGNESFLAGYGATQAVPGPLFTFAAYLGAVMNGWQGGLFATVAIFLPAFLLIVGALPFWDVLRNHPKIKGAVMGVNAAVIGILLSALYNPIWTSSILRAEDFALAAILFSMLTFWKMPPWIVVLVGALGGTLLSIW